The Microvirgula aerodenitrificans DSM 15089 genome has a window encoding:
- a CDS encoding MBL fold metallo-hydrolase, with protein sequence MPGINKRIAAALLAAAFFPFPLAQAQPVSVPQHVVQQQAGGYGVQVGDVRVMSLTDGSVPQNLYELFQRTKPEHIDRLLARSFQSNPVEASINAFLVTLPGHLLLVDTGSGQLFGPGKGGRLIESLAAQGIGPQDITDILLTHAHSDHAGGLVREGQRVFPDATVYVGKPDIDFFFNEDNQKKTGYDQAYFDIARLTLSPYLKAGKVRTFSGTQEILPGMTATVHPGHTPGSAFYRLTSQGESITFVGDIIHVAAVQFPDPDVTIAYDEDQARAAAVRKAGFASFARERTLIAAPHLPFPGIGHVRATGGNGYDWVPVTYTNREGNQHP encoded by the coding sequence ATGCCCGGAATCAACAAGCGTATTGCGGCGGCCTTGCTGGCCGCCGCCTTCTTCCCGTTCCCCCTCGCGCAGGCACAACCGGTCTCCGTGCCGCAGCATGTCGTGCAGCAGCAGGCCGGGGGCTATGGCGTGCAGGTGGGGGATGTCAGGGTGATGTCGCTGACGGATGGCTCGGTACCCCAGAATCTGTACGAACTGTTCCAGCGGACAAAGCCTGAACACATTGACCGGCTGCTTGCGAGGAGTTTTCAAAGCAATCCCGTTGAAGCCTCGATCAATGCCTTTCTCGTCACGTTGCCCGGACATCTGCTGCTGGTCGACACGGGTTCCGGCCAGCTGTTCGGCCCGGGAAAGGGCGGGCGGCTGATCGAAAGTCTGGCTGCGCAAGGTATCGGGCCTCAGGACATCACGGACATCCTTCTCACCCATGCACACTCCGACCATGCCGGCGGCCTGGTCAGGGAGGGGCAGCGGGTTTTTCCCGATGCCACCGTTTACGTCGGCAAGCCCGACATCGATTTCTTCTTCAATGAAGACAATCAGAAAAAGACCGGGTATGACCAGGCGTATTTCGATATTGCCCGGCTGACCCTCTCGCCTTACCTGAAAGCCGGCAAAGTCAGGACTTTCTCGGGAACGCAGGAGATCCTTCCCGGCATGACCGCAACGGTGCATCCCGGTCATACGCCAGGCTCGGCCTTTTATCGGCTGACCAGTCAAGGCGAGAGCATCACCTTTGTCGGCGACATCATCCACGTCGCGGCAGTGCAGTTTCCCGATCCGGATGTGACCATTGCCTACGACGAAGACCAGGCCCGGGCCGCTGCCGTCAGGAAAGCCGGGTTTGCGTCATTCGCCCGGGAGCGCACGCTCATTGCTGCGCCGCACCTGCCGTTTCCGGGAATCGGTCATGTGCGGGCCACTGGCGGAAATGGCTATGATTGGGTTCCTGTCACCTATACGAACCGCGAAGGGAATCAGCACCCGTGA
- a CDS encoding LysR family transcriptional regulator, producing MKLPSGIGMDLLLALDALLVEQNITHAALRLGISQPAMSARLMRLRQLFGERLFVAAPNGRGILPTPRALALRPGLQRVLSGISTLLEPVVFEPGTSQRTFVIALHENPALVLGADLVNRIREQAPQVRLRFALPDLDDLPRQMEHGEIDVFIGPGDVAEPGWVGRKLFADDFVTAQRKGHPRGLRKLELPAFCAAPHLLVSAEGDPFSGFVDHALARLGHSRQVAMSVQSYAMAPPLVAGTDLLCTLPRRLLQRFASSLDLFEPPLALPHLSIHAYWPPRHHEDAASVWFRKNLFQAAGLENLPGASSPGRDGHAAG from the coding sequence ATGAAGCTGCCTTCAGGCATCGGCATGGATCTGCTGCTGGCCCTTGATGCCTTGCTGGTCGAGCAGAACATCACCCATGCTGCCTTGCGGCTGGGCATCAGCCAGCCTGCCATGTCTGCCCGGCTGATGCGGTTGCGGCAGCTATTCGGAGAGCGGCTGTTCGTGGCCGCGCCCAATGGGCGCGGTATTCTGCCGACCCCTCGCGCGCTGGCTCTGCGGCCGGGGCTTCAGCGTGTCCTGAGTGGCATTTCAACCCTGCTGGAGCCCGTGGTTTTCGAGCCGGGTACCAGTCAGCGGACCTTTGTCATTGCCCTGCATGAGAACCCGGCCCTGGTGCTGGGCGCCGATCTCGTCAACCGGATTCGCGAGCAGGCACCGCAAGTGCGCCTGCGATTCGCGCTGCCGGACCTCGACGATCTGCCCCGGCAGATGGAGCATGGCGAGATCGACGTTTTCATCGGTCCCGGCGATGTGGCTGAACCTGGCTGGGTGGGGCGCAAACTGTTTGCCGATGATTTCGTTACCGCCCAGCGGAAGGGGCACCCTCGCGGGCTGCGCAAGCTGGAGCTGCCCGCGTTCTGTGCCGCTCCCCATTTGCTTGTGTCCGCCGAGGGCGATCCGTTCTCCGGATTTGTGGATCATGCACTGGCCAGGCTCGGCCACAGCCGGCAGGTGGCGATGTCTGTCCAGAGCTATGCCATGGCACCGCCGCTGGTTGCGGGCACGGATCTCCTGTGCACCCTGCCGCGACGGCTGCTGCAGCGTTTTGCCTCATCGCTGGATCTTTTTGAACCACCGCTTGCCTTGCCGCACCTGTCCATCCACGCGTATTGGCCTCCTCGCCATCACGAAGATGCGGCAAGTGTCTGGTTTCGCAAAAACCTGTTCCAGGCGGCCGGGCTGGAAAACCTGCCGGGGGCATCGTCACCCGGGCGTGACGGCCATGCGGCGGGGTGA